One Arthrobacter sp. B3I4 genomic window, AGAGCCTGCTGACCACCAAGATGGGCCTGACCGAGCCGGAAGCCTTCCGCTGGATCCAGAAAACGTCCATGGACCGCCGCCTGAGCATGCGCGAGGTCGCCGAGACGATCATCAACCAGGTCAACTAAGCACCTAAGCAACCAAAAAGGGAGGGTTCCCGCCGCTGGCTACCAGCGGCAGGAACCCTCCCTTTGCCTTGGTGGAAGAGGAACTAGTTCTTGCTGTTCTTCTTTTTCTTTTCCGGCCACGGGCCCAGCTTGTCCTTGGTGACGCCGTTGCCGCCCTGGCTGCCGGCGTCGGCGAGGTCGCCGACCCGGTGGACCTTGAGCATGTTGGTGGAACCGGCCTTTCCGGGAGGCGAACCGGCGGCGATGACCACCATGTCACCGTCCGAGACCAGATCCATCTCGAGCAGGTTGCGGTCCACCTGCGCGGTCATGGCATCGGTGTGGCCCACCATCGGGACCAGCATCGGCTGGATGCCCCAGGTCAGCGCGAGCTGGTTCCAGACGTGCTCCACCGGCGTGAAGGCGAACACCGGACGGGTCGGCCGCAGACGCGACAGGCGGCGGGCGGAGTCACCGGACTGGGTAAAGGTACAGATGTACTTCGCATCCAGCTGGTCGGCAATTTCGACGGCGGCACGGGTGATGGCGCCGCCGCGGGTCTTGGGTTTGGTGCCCAGCGGGGGGACGCGCTCCAGGCCGTGGACCTCGGTGGATTCGATGATCCGGGCCATGGTCTTGACGGTCTCGATCGGGAACTTGCCCACGCTGGTCTCACCGGAGAGCATAACCGCGTCCGCACCGTCGAGCACGGCGTTCGCGCAGTCGGAAGCCTCGGCGCGCGTCGGGCGCGGGTTGTCGATCATCGATTCCAGCACCTGGGTGGCGACGATGACCGGCTTGGCCCAGCGGCGGGCGAGCTCGACGGCACGCTTCTGCACGATCGGCACTTCCTCCAGCGGCAGCTCCACGCCGAGGTCGCCGCGGGCGACCATGATGGCGTCGAAGGCGTCGATGATTTCGGGGAGCTGTTCCACGGCCTGCGGCTTTTCGATCTTGGCGATCACCGGCACGCGCCGGCCCTCTTCGTCCATGATCTCGTGGACGCGCTTGATGTCCGAGGCGTCGCGGACGAAGGAAAGGGCGACCATATCGACGCCGCGGCGCATGGCCCAGCGCAGGTCGTCCTCGTCCTTTTCGCTCAGCGCCGGCACGTTGACGGCCACGCCGGGCAGGTTGATGCCCTTGTTATTCGATACGTAGCCGCCCACGATGACCTGCGCGACGACCTTGACGTCGTCGACGTCGATGGCGCGCAGGGCAACCTTGCCGTCGTCGATCAGCAGCGCGTCGCCGGGCTTGACGTCCTCGGTGAGGCTCTTGAGTGTCGTGGAGCAAATGTCCTTGGTGCCCGGGACATCCTCCGTGGTGATCGTGAAGGTGTCACCGACGGCGAGCAGGTGCGGCCCGTCGACGAAGCGGCCGAGGCGGATCTTCGGACCCTGCAGGTCGGCCATGATCGCCACGGCCTTGCCAAGCTGCCCGGCGGCCTTACGCACGTTCTCATACGTGTTGTCGTGGACCGAGTAATCCCCGTGGCTCATGTTCATCCGGGCCACGTCGACGCCGGCTTCCAGCACGGCGAGCGTGTTCTCGAAGCTCGCGATCGCCGGTCCGAAAGTGGCCACAATTTTAGCGCGTCTCATATACCTACCCTAGTTGTCTCTTGGTTGTTTAAGTTGTCGCGGGCGGAAGAACGGCCGGCGTCGGTCCCGGGTCCGAAAATGGGCCCGGGACGGAGCTACAGGACCGCGATTGCCCGGTCGGTCGGCGCAACGGGCGCCGGAAGAATGGTGCTTCCCATCAGGAACTTGTCCACCGCTGCGGCGCACGCGCGGCCCTCGGCGATCGCCCAGACGATCAGGGACTGCCCGCGGCCGGCGTCCCCGGCAACGAAGACGCCCTCGGTGTTGGTCATGTAGTAGCCGTCCCGGGCCACGTTGCCGCGGCCGTCGAATTCGGCGTGCACCTGCTCGGTGATGCCAGCCGGCTCCGCGCCGGTGAAGCCCAGGGCCAGGAAGACCAGATCGGCCGGAATGATCCGCTCGGTGCCGGCCTTGGGGACGCGCTTGCCGTCCACGAACTCGGTCTCGGCGACCTTCACCCCGGTCAGCTTGCCGTCCTCGCCGACGAACTCGACGGTGGAGGCCAGGTAGGTCCGTTCGCCGCCTTCCTCGTGCGCGCTGGCCACCTCGAACAGGGTGGGGAACGTCGGCCACGGCTGGTGCGCGGCGCGCTCGGCGGACGGCTGCTTGCCGATCGCCAGCGTGGTCACCGACGCCGCGTGATGCCGGTGGGCGGTGCCCAGGCAGTCCGCGCCGGTGTCGCCGCCGCCGAGGATCACCACGTGCTTGCCGGCCGCGTTGATCTGGTTCTCCACCGTCTCACCGGCCACGGCGCGGTTGGCGGGGACAAGGTAGTCCATCGCGAAGTGCACACCCTCTAGCTCGCGGCCCGGGATCGGCAGGTCACGCGGCACGGTGGCTCCCGTGGCGACCACAATGGCGTCGTACCGCCGGCGCAGCTGCTCCCAGGTCACGTCCTTGCCGACCTCGACGCCGGCCCGGAAGCGGGTGCCTTCGGCCTTCATCTGGTCCAGGCGGCGGTCCACGTGTTCTTTTTCCATCTTGAAATCGGGGATGCCGTACCGCAGCAGCCCGCCGATCTTGTCGTCGCGCTCATAGACGGCGACGGTGTGGCCGACCCGGGTCAGCTGCTGCGCGGCAGCGAGCCCGGCCGGGCCGGAGCCGACGACGGCGACCGTCTTGCCGGTCAGGCGTGCCGGCGGCAGCGGCGTGACGAAGCCGTTGTCGAACGCCTGGTCCGCAATGGACACCTCGACCTGCTTGATGGTCACGGCGGGCTGGTTGATGCCCAGCACGCAGGACGCCTCACAGGGCGCCGGGCAGAGCCGGCCGGTGAATTCGGGGAAGTTGTTCGTGGCGTGCAGCCGCTCGATCGCTTCCTCCCCCTTGTCCCGCCAGATCAGGTCGTTCCACTCTGGGATCAGGTTGCCCAGCGGGCAGCCCTGGTGGCAGAACGGCACGCCGCAGTCCATGCAGCGGCCGGCCTGGGCCTTCAGGACACCCTTCTCCTGGGCTTCGTACACCTCTTTCCAGTCCATGATGCGGACCGGAACGGGACGGCGCGGCTGGGTTTCACGCTGGCGTACTTTCAGAAATCCGCGTGGATCAGCCACCGGTCACCTCCAGGATTCGAGACCAAACTTCTTCGCCGTCGGGGTCCAGGCCCTCTTCGATGGCGTCAAGACGGGTTTGCAGTACTGCCGCGTAGTCCCGCGGCAGCACCTTGGTAATGCGGGCAGCGGTGTTGTCGAAGTCCTCGAGCAGCCGGGCCGCAAGCAGCGACTCGGTTTCCTCAAGGTGCTTGACCAGCAGCCCGCGGACAATGTCGCGGTCCTCGGCGTCCAGTTCACGCAGCTGCAGCTCGCCGGCGTCGAGGGCCTGCTTGTTGACCCGCTCGGACTGCAGGTCCAGCACGAAGGCCGTGCCGCCGGACATGCCGGCGCCGAAGTTGCGGCCGGTGCGCCCGAGAATGAGCGCCTGGCCGCCGGTCATGTACTCGCAACCGTGGTCACCGATGCCCTCGACGACGGCGGTCGCACCGGAGTTGCGCACCATGAAGCGCTCCCCCACCTGCCCGCGCAGGAACAGCTCACCGCTGGTGGCGCCGTAACCGATCACGTTGCCGGCAATGACGTTCCGTTCCGCCGCAAAGACGTTGCTGCGGTCCGGCCGGACGATGATCCGGCCGCCGGAGAGGCCCTTGCCGACATAGTCGTTCGAGTCACCGAACATCCGCAGCGTGATGCCGGCCGGCAGGAAGGCGCCCAGCGACTGGCCGGCGGTGCCGGTCAGGCTGATGTCGATGGTGTCCGGGGCGAGCACGTCGGTGCTGAAGGTCTTGGTGACCGCGTGCCCGAGCATGGTGCCGACGGAACGGTCGGTGTTGATCACGTTCACGGCGATCTTCACCGGAGTGCGGTCGCTGAGGGCTTCGGCAGCCATCGCGATCAACCGCTGGTCAAAGTGCTTGTCCAGCTCGTGGTTCTGGCCGGTCAGGTTCCGCAGCGGGGCGTCGTCGTCGAACTCCAGTCCGTGCAGGATCGGGTCCAGGTCCAGCCCTTCGGCCTTCCAGTGGCTGATCGCGTCGCGGGCGTCGAGCATTTCGGCGTGGCCGATCGCTTCCTCGAGGCTCCGGAAGCCGAGTTCGGCGAGGATCTCGCGGACCTCCTCGGCGAGGAACTCGAAGAAGTTGACCACGAACTCGGGCTTGCCGGTGAAGCGTGAGCGCAGCTCGGGGTTCTGCGTGGCGACACCCACCGGGCAGGTATCCAAGTGGCAGACGCGCATCATGATGCAGCCGGAGACCACCAGCGGCGCGGTCGCGAAGCCGAACTCCTCGCCGCCGAGCAGCGCGGCGATCACAACGTCGCGGCCGGTCTTGAGCTGGCCGTCCACCTGGACCACCACGCGGTCGCGCAGGCCGTTGAGCATCAGCGTCTGCTGCGTCTCGGCGAGGCCCAGTTCCCACGGCACCCCGGCGTGCTTGAGCGAATTCAGCGGCGAGGCGCCGGTGCCGCCGTCGTGCCCGGAAACCAGGACGACGTCGGCCTTGGCCTTGGTGACGCCGGCCGCAACGGTGCCGATGCCGACCTCGGAGACCAGCTTGACGTGGACCCGCGCCGAGGGGTTGGCGCGCTTTGCATCGTAGATCAGCTGCGCGAGGTCTTCGATCGAGTAGATGTCGTGGTGCGGCGGCGGGGAGATCAGTCCGACGCCGGGCGTGGAGTGCCGGGTCCGGGCCACCCAGGGGTAAACCTTCTGGGCCATCAGCTGGCCGCCTTCGCCGGGCTTGGCACCCTGGGCCATCTTGATCTGGATGTCGTCGGCGTTGGTCAGGTACAGGCTGGTGACGCCGAAACGGCCGGAAGCGATCTGTTTGACCGCGGAACGGCGCGTGGGGTCCAGCAACCGCTCCACGTCCTCGCCGCCTTCACCGGTGTTGGACTTCCCGCCGAGCCGGTTCATCGCGATCGCGAGGGTCTCGTGGGCTTCCTGTGAGATGGAGCCGTAGCTCATCGCGCCGGTGGAGAAGCGCTTGACGATGCTGGAGACCGGCTCCACTTCCTCAAGCGGAACCGCGGGGCGCAGCCCGCCCTTGAACTTGAGCAGTCCGCGCAGGGTCATCAGGTTCTGGGACTGGTCGTCCACGCCGCGGGTGTAGGCCTTGAAGATGTCGTAGCGGCGTTCACGCGTGGCGTGCTGAAGCCGGAACACCGTCTCCGGGTTGAACAGGTGCGGTTCGCCGTCGCGGCGC contains:
- a CDS encoding glutamate synthase subunit beta, whose protein sequence is MADPRGFLKVRQRETQPRRPVPVRIMDWKEVYEAQEKGVLKAQAGRCMDCGVPFCHQGCPLGNLIPEWNDLIWRDKGEEAIERLHATNNFPEFTGRLCPAPCEASCVLGINQPAVTIKQVEVSIADQAFDNGFVTPLPPARLTGKTVAVVGSGPAGLAAAQQLTRVGHTVAVYERDDKIGGLLRYGIPDFKMEKEHVDRRLDQMKAEGTRFRAGVEVGKDVTWEQLRRRYDAIVVATGATVPRDLPIPGRELEGVHFAMDYLVPANRAVAGETVENQINAAGKHVVILGGGDTGADCLGTAHRHHAASVTTLAIGKQPSAERAAHQPWPTFPTLFEVASAHEEGGERTYLASTVEFVGEDGKLTGVKVAETEFVDGKRVPKAGTERIIPADLVFLALGFTGAEPAGITEQVHAEFDGRGNVARDGYYMTNTEGVFVAGDAGRGQSLIVWAIAEGRACAAAVDKFLMGSTILPAPVAPTDRAIAVL
- the pyk gene encoding pyruvate kinase; protein product: MRRAKIVATFGPAIASFENTLAVLEAGVDVARMNMSHGDYSVHDNTYENVRKAAGQLGKAVAIMADLQGPKIRLGRFVDGPHLLAVGDTFTITTEDVPGTKDICSTTLKSLTEDVKPGDALLIDDGKVALRAIDVDDVKVVAQVIVGGYVSNNKGINLPGVAVNVPALSEKDEDDLRWAMRRGVDMVALSFVRDASDIKRVHEIMDEEGRRVPVIAKIEKPQAVEQLPEIIDAFDAIMVARGDLGVELPLEEVPIVQKRAVELARRWAKPVIVATQVLESMIDNPRPTRAEASDCANAVLDGADAVMLSGETSVGKFPIETVKTMARIIESTEVHGLERVPPLGTKPKTRGGAITRAAVEIADQLDAKYICTFTQSGDSARRLSRLRPTRPVFAFTPVEHVWNQLALTWGIQPMLVPMVGHTDAMTAQVDRNLLEMDLVSDGDMVVIAAGSPPGKAGSTNMLKVHRVGDLADAGSQGGNGVTKDKLGPWPEKKKKNSKN